The following DNA comes from Centropristis striata isolate RG_2023a ecotype Rhode Island chromosome 3, C.striata_1.0, whole genome shotgun sequence.
tatttgtgaCGCATTTCATTTCTTCCAAAGTACGTTTCAGTATAATGTATCAGTGTTAGGATGTCATGGTTGGGATTAAACCCCGTGCAATACAATGTGATCCAAAATTCAAGAACCTTTTGAGCATGTTTGCAGcttttttaatatacagtacCTACAGTATCTGCAGCACACCGAATATTTCACTGTATCACATTAAATTAGAGATTATTGATATTAAACAACCAACACGTTTCATGACAACTTTCTACAGAAGGGTGACAAAGCAAATTTTTCAAAATCTGTTTGTAAGTAGACTAGGCAAGCAAGATTTTAAGCACTTTCAAGCACTTCAATCCAGATACTTTTCAAAACCAAGTGTTTTCAAGATTTTCAGCACCTTTAGGGACTGAGTcctataatgtaaaaaaaaaagataactctGACTCTTAGAGAAGTGGTCTAGTATTTTTGAGACCATATTTGTTCAATTCTATCAGACCCAGATACTGTTGATTCATTTTTGACTCCTAaattccatttttttgtttgttttataatgAAGATCTACTGACATTTCACAGCAGGCATGAGTGTATCTAATGCATTTAACttttcctggaaaaaaatgtcacattcacCAATACCTACACTAACAGCATTGAAAGCATTTAAAGTATATAGAGATGGAGGGCTTTGACTGTAGGAGCAGACCAGCAGTACCCAGTATGACAACAAGAGGGAGGCAGAATCacaaaatattatattgtaAATCAACATTTCATGACAAAATAGTGGAGGCATTTTGAATGGGcagtttcagtttttatttcagtgcatTAAGTACATTTGTCAATGTAATTCATCTGATAAAACTAGACCAACGACGAAACATCAAACTGTTGCTAATCAGAACATCcacttgtcttttcttttttatttctagaaTAATCAACTGTCTGTGGTTAATCgaatcattttttcttttgcaatacATGTATATGTGCAAATGAATCCAGGTTACATAATTTTGACTGTCTGTTGGATGGATAAATCAATGTCAATGGCAGCAATCTCCCTATCAAAATCAAGCATGTGATTGGTATGATTCAAGTCAGATTCAACAGAAAACACTCAAGACAGACCACTTTATACACATTAAGCCTTTCATAGTTTAGAATGAGACTCCACACGAGGCAGTAGGGTAGATGGCTCATATAGTCTGTAAGGAGACGATCAAGCTGTTTttagataagaaaaaaagagacaatgcTCAAATCAGCAGATGAGTGGACAATGTGTGAGGTAATTAATCTCTTTGGCCCCTTCAGTAAAGAGCAGTGTCTTTAATATTCACATAATACTAAATGAGGCTgccttcaaattaaaaacatcatgaaaaaaacatgattttaaaggagcagtgtgcagAATTTAGTGGAATTTGTGAATTTGCAAATTGCAACCAACTCAATATCCCTGCTTTCAAATGTGAAATAGCACCTATGGTGGAGTTCAGCGAATGGCAAAACGCAAAAGTCCTCTCTGGAGCCAGTGTTTGACCCTGGCAAACCCTGGGCTACTTTGGAAACATGGCAGTGCAACATGAAGTTGTTCCCTACGTGAAGGGCTCATTCtaacgtaaaaaaaacaaacatgattcttagtttcaggtgattatACACTAAGTATAAcaaaattatgattattttattctatttctcCAAATGGATCCTACACACTGGACCTTTAAAAGAATAATACAACTCTGTTAATGCAACCTTCAAACCAACGCAAAACCAAGATATGTTTGAGTAACTTTTCAAGTGAGCATGAAAACAAATCAATGGAGGACAGCACAAATATTCCACCCTATTAATCCATAAGCATCCCTTTCAAAGACTTAAAGAAAACGTGTTATACACGTGGGTtcaaaatgcaacatgtttgtctaatgtaaaataaaagcagactTGGGAGTCTTTTAATGCAGCTGGTAGCTCTAAGTGCTTACACCCCTCTGGCATGTCTGGTGGGCTGagtgatatataaataatgaatcCTCTGATCTACTATCACTGTCACACTCTTTTCTATTTTGTGAAATATTACGCACCTTTCTTTCAGATAACAATGGAAAACAATTTAGCTTTCTCCCAGCTGTCCAAAACCAGTAAAtaatttaattcttttcatatataaacaaatataaagacaattAATCATGATCTTTTGGTTTCTTTTCCATACTACCAAAGCCTACTTTTCTATGTGTTTAGAAAGATTAAGGAACTGCTGGAGCTGAGGAGTGTTGAAAAGATTGTGTCTACCAGCGGCCCATGGAGGACAGCACAGATTTGTTAACACAGATGACAAGCTCAGTCTCCCTAGGAACAATGTTAATTCTGGATAATTCTgcagtacttttttttatcctatGATATTTAAATAACACTAAGTAGGCTGTCAAGTTTGTAGAGGTGAATGGTCATGCAACATGTTTGATGTTAACATTGGAAGGTGGGATTTGCAGTGTCGGCCTTCTTTAACATCTAACAATCAAAATCGAAGTGGGAATTGAAATGATAATGTACATATAATCCGGAGTTCTGCAGAGTCATCCAATATCATATCTCTGGAGAGTGGGATGAGACAACAGCAGGGTTCTTTGTGTGACTTTCTGCCAACTCCTATGTGTAGGGTGAGGAGGGGTACTGTGGGTGCCACCAGTCCATGAGTTTTACACTGTGTACCGGATCCAACACCACCTGGGTTCCGCCCTGATCCCCCCTCTTCTTCCCTCGGTGGATCGGCGAGTCCTGGAACACGAGACGAACGCGGTGGTGCCGCATGTCTGTGCTAACATTGATTGTGAACtagaagaaagacagagagaggccaGTTCGGATTAGGAGAGGTTAAACATACTTGGTGGTTCATTTCAAGATCAAATATGGTATTTcaatagaagaaaataaaagctcaTGGAGACTATTgacaaagtaataaaaatacaattgttGGCGTATAATGACAAACATGTTGCTGGTAGGTAAGGATattctggatgttttttttcagactgtctctttctttggtcattatGAGCTGTGGCTGTGATAAACACCAACAATCTCTTATAAactgtaattcatataaaaatgttgtCCTGTGCCTAAAAGTTTCCTCTTTAATACGTTATTACTACCAACACAGGTCAGCTTTAGGGTAACACATACAAATAGGTAATAGAATGGTCCATGTAGCCAATATCTAACAAAATTCAAGAGTTACTAACCAGGGTCAGCGTCATGCCCATGACCACAGGGGTGAAGATGAAGTTGAGGGTCGTGACCTGAAGCATGTAGCAGTCAGAGTCTGGGTTCGTGTGGACATCTTTATATTGTCTGGGCATGAGCAAGGACTTGGCACAACCATTCTTACTTTGTCCCTGCTGGAAGGAGATGAtcacaaaaatgcacataaataaacatgataACAGCAGCTTCTACATACAGACTATGACATGGGTTATATAAGGATAGatgattagttttttttaaaacagcaatttttACCTGCTTTAGAAACTTGAAGTTGAACTCCCACAATGCCTCAGGGCAAATCCCACACACCTTTTTGACCCAGAACAATATACACTGCAACAGGGAACATTAAAGTGGTCATATTAAATAAACTTCACATTTTCAGTGCCTGTGTACATACATTTAGGTACCTGAATCAGAAAATGTGACAACTTGTCAACAGAAGCATATTACAGCCTCACTCCTTGTGTTTtgacttccaaaataaaagccctagaCATATAAATTACATCACTGCTTACCGCTAAGAGGCAAGTTAATAAAACAGCTTACAGTAACTATCCCCAGGTAGTAGAAATGGCTGATGATGGAACGACTGGAGTAATTATGGAAACTACCAATAAAGAAAACAGTCCCATTGTGGGAGGAGGCAAAGCAGGCAGAGAGGGACAATAATTATTTTACTAAGCTATCTCAGTAGATAAAAACCTGCCtacttattaatattattgagtGTTTTACTTTGCCTTTATGATAGCACTGAGATCGCGGTTTAGTCTGAGTTGGAATTGTTAATAGCTCATTAAAAAGGGAAAGCAATTGGGTTGTTTTTGTGACAGCAGCACTACCAACAATACCACACAAAAACCCTGTTTTCACTTAAATTACAAGCCATCACTTGCACAAcagataaacaaaataaaaaacaaaaccgaGTTAACATTAGATTATGTACCTTTGAGTTGATCAATGTTGTGGGAGTGGATTCTGGCAGGACAGGGATTTTTGAGACACGCAAGCTAAATGGCTCATACAAATGGAAAAGGGAGCGAATCACACGGGCCCGTAAAGAGCATGTCCTGTCAATAGATTCAGGCTGGAGACGGAATGGCAGGTCTGTGTCAATCTTGTAGTGCCTGTGAAAAAAAGGTGAGAAAACATGTTGATTATATTAAGTGTGATTTTACCCcattaatttgttaatttattgGCCCACAATCttgacttatttttattttgtcataaacTGTTTACAATGTACATTGTCTTCATTTTGACAATAGATCATGAATCAGAATTTTCCATGATTCTGACCACATTTTCTACTTTACAAGTGAAAGCATGGGAGGCATAGACACAGGTTTCACTTCTAGCAGCACTTCACTACCACTGGCTCTTGAGGAGTGAATCagcaaaatacacaacattttcTGTTCATCACTGACTTCACTCTGTCAATCAATAAAATCCACCTCACCTTCTGTAAAGCCTTGTCCAAAAAGCTGCAGTGCAAGTGACTGTCCAGGCATTCCTACAGATGAGGGCAAATCTGCATACATCCTCAGGCCGAATGTAGGAGGCGAGCATTAACCAAATATCCACTGGATACTCCCCCCCATCACTGCTCTCACTGCTTTCTGTGAAGACAACATGTAAACATCACAATTAACACCCTGGttgcataaaataataaatcctCCAATTTTCAACTCATACTTCCATGAGCATTCTTTAAACAATTTACAATTCAATAccttttctccttttgtttttcttcttacgGGCCACTTTAGTTTCATTTTCTCCATCTTCTTCGGGGTCTAGGTCATCACTGCTGTCTAAAACATCAGCTGTGACACCCATTGAAGACGAGAGGACCTCTTCTACTGCACCCTGAGATGCTTCCAGGCCGCAGAGTAATTTCACTGaaacaaattattaaattaagcGGAGGGATCACTTGCCCAGATATATCCAAATTACACTATAATATTGAATCTGTAACACACAGAAATCACTGTCCATCATAACAAGTTACCTTCTTTTTCAACTGCATTTGCAACAGCCTTCTTCACCCTCCCTGACTTCACAACGGCTGGGTCAGCATCAGCATAATCAGCAACGGTCACTATGAAATACAGACATATTTCCATAATATAATCATATTGTTTATAAGTCACATTCATAAAACTAGATCGGAAAGAACAGCTAAGACCAATGACGGTAAATTACCGGTTACCGGTAAATTacgttaaccctctgaaatcttgggctattatgtcaattaaaaatctgataaaagatctttaccatgccatgttggttattagttttttcagcgtaacctcacctatatgtcctgataattaactttgacttacttgatcaaaattttgaacccaaaagaaacaaaggaaaacataaaatctgaccttgaaaattatgtttcacacacacagaaatgtacatgttgcaaatatgaaaatatatgcaaatataacatataacaggtaaaatgaggatactatttagttctatattttatactaatatatttgacattatctccggttttactgggccaaatatcattaaaaaaatctggcatggactttgaagccagaactttagagggaatcTGATGGCAAGGCTCAATGTTGCAGTTGAAGTAATGTGCAGACTTATCTTTCTTTTGGCTCTGTTTAACACCAGGAAGTCCACACTAAAGATGACCAGAGTAGGAACTCACTTTAACTTGATGTAGCATAACACCAGAGTCAAATAATTAAGTTTCAACGTAAATTGAGGCGTTTTGTCGAGTGCTAGTGggcgggctagcgttagcttactgGCTAATGTAAAAGTAGCTTACCTGATTCTGAACAAACGTCCCCGGCCTTAAATTTCAGCCGTTTTCGGTTCCCTTTCTTGGGCATGTCGACACCAAAAATCTGTGGACGCTTAACGTTCCTGTGGTTCCTGCCATGTCTCTATGGCAAGCGGAggtagagagaaagaaagaaaaatgagagAGAAATTGAAAAATGTTCCTCCAGGATCTTCAGCCATCATGGAATGACGTGACGTCGCAACCAACGCGAGAGTATCGTTGTCGTTTCTCCCTGTTGCTTTAGTGCCATCTGCTGGTCATTGGTGGTCATTTCAACCATTTCCGTGACCAAAAGTGTGGAAAACTGCCTGTGCCTGTCTTTctcctttaactctatggagtctagagctattttgtccatttttgaatcattttcatcctgcctgtatacaccacttaaaaatgtttaaatgccatgttgttgttggggttttttttcaacctcacctatatgacctcataataattgatttttttattctgacttactggatcaacattttgaaccaaaaagaaacaaagaaaaaccaacataaatatgatcttgtgattgtgtgtgatcctgtcatccaactctggtttttattctagtgtgactgcattttatttgtgtcttgtgtgtttagcttaacaattttttggtcattttgtgtattttctagtcattttgtgtctttgtaagtcattttgtgtcttttgttgtgtcttaaatattttgtgtcttttgcttggtcattttgtgtctttttgtgtctttttttagtcattttgtgtctatttttggtcattttgtgtcttttttagtcctttagtacgggaggcagacacccgcTCTTATTTAAGAGTAAACtcaaaactttcctctttgacaaagcctatagttagggctggctgagACCGGCCCTAGCCcaggcctgccttggaccagcccctagttatgccgctataggcccaatgtgtcgggggacacgatacacccctcttttcttctctctctctctgatgtccaaataatacatgacacaagcttttattttcccagagtactcacactttttttgctctctctttcacagggtgtcgtgctgtggtcctgctcggcatcactcctgctggtctcactgccgtgGGTCTTGttgggccccagatgggaatgctcctctcctggtccactctacactcaccgtcgctactggccaatggtagcgcttcacctcctgctgctgtgcccctcccagaactcctgctcctctctctctccctctcaaccGTTTCTCTCTATTCTCAAAGTCAGAAAGTCTGAagctaaaaaaaagaatgattaaatgttttggGAGATTTTGCCTGCAATAGAtgtatttaaacataaacaatCGTGTTTGAAAATAATGTACCCTATTTATAGACAGCAGCCTAAGATAATATATAAGATAGGAGGAAATTAGATGTTCcttttttgaattatttatttctagatctttagTTCATTTCGCCACTTAGAGGAAAAACTGCTTTGTGTAAGTGGCTTCACTGAAGAGCCATGAGATGGTTCCTGTGCACTTCTTTCATCTGCTCATCCACTTCTCAATCAACGGCAGTGTCAAAAAGAGACTGAAAGTATGGACACTTATGCATATTATTAAAGCTGCCCAGACATTACCGAGTCATGTAGACTTTTCGATAACAATCATCCTACAGAGATTGAAGAAATTGGCAGAAATTCCTTATCAGACAATGCTACCAGGATTCACAGTGCTGTGTTCAGTGACTTATGTAAGTATTAAGTGGTGCAGGCCACAGCAGCCCAGGATGGCTGCTGACAACATTGTTGTCAAGGCATTGAAAGCTCAACTACAGAGGCAAGTCTCCCAGAGCAAATGTCTATGAAACTAAAGCAAAGTTAGTTTTCTGAGAAATCTTGACTGAAGTTCAAAGTTAAAATTAGCGGACAATTTAGGAGTCGGAACAGTAATTGTCAAATCTTCCTCAACTTTAGAGATGGATCAGGGAAGATTTCAGAAGATATCTGCTTCTTTTCATTTGTGTCCAAAGCTTTCATCCAGCCCCCTTACGTAAATCCAATACTGACTAATATCTCATGACCTCTTTGTCACTGCCCTATACTTTTTGTTACCCAGAGAACTTTGCAGAATCAGAttaattatacaaaatataatcaacaaattaattatgatttatttttcagatAATACATATTGATTGTGTGGCGAAATTCACTCTGCAGTATATGTAGTTTAAAATAAGCCCAACCTTTGCGAGCTGCAGcattgaaataataaatattctaATTATATAATCATtagaatatattattaattataatactaatatatacaatttataatcattaataattatatcaataataattatccatataatattaattaacatattataatattatgatATATGAAATAATAGCATATTAATGTGTCCCTAATTATAATGCATCAATATAATATATCTATAGGATTCTGAGATcgaccattctgcataatgagttaTGGCCtttgtttgggattttttttttgctatatttattatatagcaAATAGGctatattttgattttaatacttcttttatttaagttgcttGAAACCGAGTATTTTTCCACTGTGGTTTTCCTACTTATACTTCAGTAAAAGATTTAGGTACTTGATTTCCTACTGATTATAGTACAGGAAACATCAATTAAAAGTCAGATTCAGCCACTTGGTGGCGACAAATAGCAATCACTGTTTCTGCATCTGACCTTTAGTCTATGTATCTAAACTTAGAAGTTGATCTTCttgtgtgaatatatatatatatatatatatatatatatatatatatatatatgaataccctataaatgtatttacttataACATCACAAAGGTATTCCACAATCGAAAGAGAtagttttaaatgaaaacatctATATCGgcacatgtaaaaaataaaaaagataaataattgaACACCATTTCCACCCTTATCCAGAGACTTACCTGTGTACAACGTGTGTTACTTGTGGTTTCAACTAGGTGGCACACCAGAGAAGTCTTGTACAAAGATTTGTAAGatgtaaacaacaaacatggcaacactCCAGGAGGAAACTTTTTCTTTATACAACATGTTAAATCGAGCAACTTGTTCAAGTACCTTGTTCTTTAAACTTTTAGGAGGTATGTTGTTCACACCTTCAAAATATTTTGAActaacacattaacactgtCCCTCaattcaaaaatgtgttttttcgtGTGCAAAAAACCCCCAATTATGTCTTTGaagctatttatttttcttactgTATCATCAGAATAAAAATCTCTCTGTTATAATAAATGGGTAAAATGCTTAAGCTCCCATGGATTCCTGCATCTTTTTGACTAAATTTGTTCCCTTTTCACCATGCTAAGCAGTTCAAGAATATCTTTACTTTAAAGAGAGCAGTTAATTGTCATTAATGTAACGGGATGGATTAACTACAAGGTACAGGTCCAAAGTATCAGTGCCCCCCTGGTCTCCACCTATAAAATGTAACTCCAAGGGACACCTACCCAtcaggaagagactcaaaatgaccccaaagacACTTCAAACAACTACGGAAAGAGACTGCAATACTCACAGCGActcaaagacatgcaaaacaactacataaGAAAGAACTGTagaacaaaacaattacaaagaaacacagaatgaccataaagagacacaaaacaacaacagaaagagGCTAAAGCACTCTGAAGTATGTGTATTTCTCATATGTAGAAAAGATGGTGGAGTCTTTTGCATGTATGTGCCCAGGGGCctattgtctcataatccgccCATGGTCCCTGTGGCACATTATTTGATGAGAGCAAATAGACACTGCAACACATGCATCAAGAAAAATGTGATCACTGACACAGTGTGTGGCTGATACACTTCAGGGCCTTGGTGTTGTGAAATGGATGGTCACCAAACAATTTACTGAGAGTCAGAGTTAGTCACTCAGAAGACTGCACAGCCACAACACAGTGTCAGGAGACGccttttaatatttatcatcttAAGCTTCATTTCAGATCCTGCAGGGTGCGCTGCTCACTCTCTGAGCACACTACCTGCCTCTGTGGATTGGTTAAACTGATGCCGCTAGAACGCGCATCATTTCTCAGGAGCTGTCAGGACATGAACGCGCATAGTGGTGCTGATGTGAAAAGTTAATTGCATTTTACCAGTTAAGGGTCAAGTCTGTGCTAACTGCAGAAACATGATACCAGTGCAGAGTGTATGTAGATTACTGTAGCCTGCTAGTGACAACTGCAGattcccgtgtgtgtgtgtgtgtgtgtgtgtgtgtgtgtggctgagcgactgtgtgtgtgggaggaggAGTAAGCGTCGTTTCGGTGGCGGTGTGAAGAGATGGAAGCGGAGAAGGCGGATGCAGATAAGACTCGCTCTCACTGTCCCCAAGACTGAGGACGCAGATTAAACGTTTCTTCTCGGATattttcctcttgttttttttgttttttttcctgccaaTGTGCTATGATCTCCGTCGTGCTCGCGGGCACCACCCCTCCAAACGTAACCGTCTATCTCTGAGCTGTCAATCATATCACGCCGGGATTTCTACATGTGAGTGCATGGCGCGCCGGGCAGGGCGGATCTGCTCACGGGGTGAAAAAACGCCGGTTAATATGGATGAAAGGTCAACCATCATCTCATCATTTCAATCACTCTGATTAGGTAAGGCGATATAAAGCTTCAGGATGCACGTTTAATGCACGAGAAATGTAATGCAATGGAAGTAAGACGCCTATGTACGGTTGCTCTGGCTGCCCGTTGCTACGGGGCGTTAATAGGCCCTCTTATCAGTTATTGTAAGTCTGTTTTATAAGGCTTATAACCCACATACATCTCATTCTTAACCCCCGACAGCGAGACTGTCCTATAGCGTTGCCCAGCCCACGGAGCGGGGAAGATGATGTGCGAAGTGATGCCGACTATCAACGAGGGAGACTCTGCTGGTCCTCCCAGAGGAACCGGCGGCGTCCCGAATGGATCGGACCAGGAGGCCAACTTCGAGCAGCTGATGGTCAACATGCTGGACGAGAGGGACAAGCTGCTGGAGTCCCTCAGGGAGACTCAGGAGACCCTCATTCAGTCTCAGACTAAGCTACAGGGGGCGCTGCACGAGAGGGACGTGCTCCAGCGGCAGATCAACGCCGCGCTGCCTCAGGTGAGGATGATCAGTCGGCCTCTGGAGGGGGGAGGGTCGGGCCGTGGTGTGGGGTGAGACGAAGATTTTGTCCAAGGGAGCAGCAACCATAATGTACAATATGTAAGGGTGTTGGATTGGAAAACTGTCTACAGTGTAATGAGGGGATAATAGGTGATCTTTATTCCTTTGGTACTGAGGCAGGCTGGACAACCAACCAGGCATAGTGGGCAAGTGCCAAGCCCAGAACTCCATGACCCCAAAACTCCACTGGTTTGTGCTCATGTAATTGCACATCTGATGGATATGCACCAAATGGCATTAAAAGGGAATCAAGGTGGACCCTGCTTTGTGGTGATGCCCTGTGACACCCAAAATCTAATTTTAAGCCCttaatttttttagttttgcgCTTAGgctacatatttttgtttaccTATACAGAGGCTAGTTAATGTTATTCCCAAGTGGCTGAAATATGAAACCAACGAGGAAGTACTTGAAACTGCAGCTTCTCAAATTTCCGCTTGAAGCAAGCTCCAAAAGTGTTGGAgttaatgttaaaatgtccaacttaaataaattacatttaagttGGACATTATcgaataaattatattaaggcttACAGCAAATACACACCCTGCAGCAGCCAAGTGTGGAGAATGGTGAGCTGCCACGCAAAGCTGCAGCAGCCACTCCGATATCTCGTCGTTTCTGCGGCAAAGTGCagccaaaataaaagttgtgaTAGTGTACTTTTAAGCAGCAAATTGCATTCAGAGAAGACCAGTGCCCCACATGGCTGCTGCTTGATGTGTTTTTCGgcattaaaattatatttatacataagTGACAGGTGGGTGTCATCACAGGTGGTGTTTTTCAGCAACCAGATTTCATTCGGCCTACCTCAGCTCACCCACAGTCCACCTCTTTGCCCATTTTCGGATTAGCCAGGAGTTAGGTGGGGTCGGCCGGAGCCTCCACATTGAGCTTAATTTCTGGCTTTGCAAAAACGTATGAGTGACGTCACAGAGACTATGTCCATGTTTTATGCAATCAATGATTCCAGCATACAAAAACAACTGATTGTGCAGAAAGTGGGAGGCTAATATGAGCTAAGCACCTTATTTTGAT
Coding sequences within:
- the tmem183a gene encoding transmembrane protein 183A gives rise to the protein MPKKGNRKRLKFKAGDVCSESVTVADYADADPAVVKSGRVKKAVANAVEKEVKLLCGLEASQGAVEEVLSSSMGVTADVLDSSDDLDPEEDGENETKVARKKKNKRRKESSESSDGGEYPVDIWLMLASYIRPEDVCRFALICRNAWTVTCTAAFWTRLYRRHYKIDTDLPFRLQPESIDRTCSLRARVIRSLFHLYEPFSLRVSKIPVLPESTPTTLINSKCILFWVKKVCGICPEALWEFNFKFLKQQGQSKNGCAKSLLMPRQYKDVHTNPDSDCYMLQVTTLNFIFTPVVMGMTLTLFTINVSTDMRHHRVRLVFQDSPIHRGKKRGDQGGTQVVLDPVHSVKLMDWWHPQYPSSPYT